A single genomic interval of Panulirus ornatus isolate Po-2019 chromosome 37, ASM3632096v1, whole genome shotgun sequence harbors:
- the msi gene encoding RNA-binding protein Musashi homolog 2 isoform X4 — protein sequence MDGVTANEHMNGASQGGSSGRSSPSDPAPNKMFVGGLSWQTTPEKLREYFGSYGTVRDVLIMKDPVTQRSRGFGFITFGDANSVQKVIAVPNHVLDGKKIDPKHATPKNKGRTNRTKKIFVGGVSQETSADEVKAYFSSFGKVEEAVMLMDNQTKRHRGFGFVTFECEDVVERVCDIHFHTIKNKKVECKKAQPKEAVQAASLLTKRLMVGQTGLASPIVTAQPAHIQAAAAAAAAAQAAALSGYGKLMGGGAYPPLSAYRYTPYPLPSAALPSAALTSAALPSAGGPPAAGLPAAPTLTAVSAAPSIANQAAVFSSPATPTLPTLSTHTGLTTPYQGYSLTNVDMSSFQGVDWSAMYGVGMYA from the exons ATCCTGCCCCCAACAAGATGTTTGTGGGAGGCTTGTCCTGGCAGACAACCCCAGAGAAATTGAGGGAATATTTTGGCTCTTATGGCACAGTGCGAGATGTGCTCATAATGAAAGATCCTGTGACTCAG AGGAGTCGAGGCTTTGGGTTTATCACATTTGGAGATGCTAATAGTGTTCAGAAGGTTATTGCGGTGCCCAACCATGTACTTGATGGTAAAAAAATTGACCCCAAACATGCCACACCTAAGAATAAAGGACGTACCAATCGGACCAAGAAAATCTTCGTAGGTGGGGTTAGCCAAGAGACTAGTGCAGATGAAGTGAaagcttatttttcttcttttggcaag GTTGAAGAAGCAGTGATGCTCATGGACAACCAGACCAAACGACACCGTGGATTTGGGTTTGTCACTTTTGAATGTGAAGATGTTGTTGAGCGTGTATGTGACATACATTTCCATACCATCAAGAACAAGAAGGTTGAGTGCAAGAAAGCCCAGCCTAAGGAAGCAGTGCAGGCAGCTTCTCTGTTAACAAAGAGGCTGATGGTGGGTCAGACTGGTCTTGCCAGCCCCATAGTAACAGCTCAGCCAGCACACATTCAGgctgcggctgctgctgctgctgctgcccaagcAGCTGCCCTCAGTGGTTATGGCAAACTCATGGGTGGGGGTGCCTATCCTCCCCTGTCAGCATACCGCTACACTCCTTATCCTCTTCCATCAGCGGCGTTGCCGTCTGCAGCACTAACATCTGCTGCTTTACCCTCTGCTGGTGGTCCCCCTGCTGCAGGTCTCCCTGCAGCTCCAACCCTGACTGCAGTGTCTGCTGCCCCATCCATTGCCAACCAGGCAGCTGTATTTTCCTCCCCAGCCACACCTACCCTTCCAACTCTCTCCACGCACACAGGTCTTACTACTCCATACCAGGGATATTCTCTCACCAATGTGGACATGAGCTCCTTTCAAGGGGTGGATTGGAGTGCCATGTATGGTGTGGGCATGTATGCTTAG